Below is a genomic region from Fusarium oxysporum Fo47 chromosome XI, complete sequence.
ACTATGCACGTCACCACGGAATACAGTCATTTTCTCAACAAGACACGTCTTGACGAATACAAAGAGATTGTCGCAGCCATTTGTGTTCAAAACCTCTCTAGATGGACCGAAGCAATTGCAGAGATCAGCACATGGCCTGAATACGAACTACAGATATTGCACTCACTGCCTTATTGGACGGGGCAACTTGGTATTAGAAAACTGTTCTTTAAGGACGAGATTAAGCAATTTGGTGCCTCTCTTAGATCCTTGAAAGCGCTTGATGCCCCGTACGCTGTGTTTAAGATCCTCGCCGAGGAAGTCTTTTCGAAAACTGGCGTTGGGCCGACGTCAGAGGAGCTTTAAATGGGGAAGTATAACATAGAGCGTTACAGTCTGTGTTGCCACAGACGGAAACCAGGGTCGAGGTCTCGCTTATGGGGCCAAGATCTTTGGCTGTCGCTGTGTGGACTATATTCATAATTATGTCAGCCCCGGACGTCCTGGAATGATGAAGGACCTGGGGCGCTATTGTTGCTCGCGTAGCGAGAACGAACGGATGGCGTTTTGTGAGCAGCACTTCTTGGAGCGACTTTGATAACAGTATTGTGCAAAACGTCATGGATGCTTACGTGGTCGTTGTGGAGGAGGCACTCCAGGTGATTTTTGCCGTGGAGAACATCATGCATGCTTTTGTTTGCGGTGGTGTCGGCAGTATCGCAGCGGCCGTATTCCTTAGCTTCTTCACTCGCTTCTCTCGGATCTAACAGTCAAACCAAGGCAAAGTCCTAACCCCTCCGAGGTTTATCGTGGTTGAACCCAAGGAACCAGATTGTTTGTTCCAAAGCGCCAAAAAGGGAGACATATGTCTCTCTGAAAGAAATCTTCGTACGCTGATGGCGGGCTTGGCTTGCCGCGGTCCATCGATTTTTAATGGAGCCCAGTGATCAAGATATGACTTAAACGTCTCAGTTATAATTGCATCTGCCTTGCTGGGACTGGCATTAGCAGCCTTCCTCACGCTCACGGCCAGCAGTTTATCGTAGAATTGTGCTGTTGCAGCCACGCCTCATTCTTCAATTTGGCCGATATGGGCTTCATGACTTGTTTCAATCAAGTAAATATTTAGTAGGGATCCAGAGCCAGGTCTCTTGAGCCTTTCATCCACGGGATACTTACAGGCTCTTCCAGAGCCAGGAAACTTGTTCCATAGAAGCTGACAAGAGAATATGAACCATAGCCAGGTAAGGCACAAGACCAAGCAGAAGTCGTCGCTAGCCTTCAATGCCATGCTATCGGATCAACGCTAACTGGGTCCGAATTGGGTAATAGATTGAAGTTTCTTCCGTATTCGGGCCTCGTGACTGCTGTGCTGAAAGTGGGTGTCTCGGCCACTATGAGAGATGACAGAGAGTGGGGCTGTCGGCAGAATGATATATCGCCGAACGCATCAGCTACGTCAGTACTTGCTGGCCACAAGGTTAAACTTTAGGCTGCAAAGACAGGTGATTAGGAGAACCCACTAACAATTCTCGTAGGTTCTGAGATGGGCTGTTGGTGGGATGAACGATGGTAAGCATGATTCATTGTAGGATAGTATTATGGCATGATGATGTCTTAGATATCGCATTGTATGGGAAATGACAAAGCTTCGAAAATGGCCAGCAATATTGCAATTGTTTCGGCATTAAAACGACATACAACTCCTCAGGAATCCTCTCCAAGCTCTCATGCCTAACAAGTCCAGACTAGATTCTCGTCACTGGTAGCTTCAAAATCCAACAGTCATCAGCTGTAGGTCAACTACCCCTGCTACACCGAATCAGTACAATTCTACCACGGCAGAGCATCTAATTCAGGCAGACATGGCCTGCTCCCAGAGTTCTCACCTTAGCCATCTTGCCCAGCGCACCTGGTATCGATGTCATGCAAGGCGCCATGCAAGAATAAGACTGACCGAGAGGCAGACAAAGATTAGTCCAAAGAGTTGATAAAGAAATCTCAACATAGCGGCGCAAAGTGATAGTTGATTGCCATGGCTAGCGCGGCCAAGTCTCTGTTTTCAGGATACGCATCAACGCTGATAATATTGGGATACGCCGATGGAGACATTCTCGGCCAAAGTAACTCAATGAGGGCGCGGTTGGCCTGCTTGGCATTTAAAATTACAGGGTTCAGACGCTGGGTCAGGAACCATGAAAGTAGAAACATTCTTGACTCTGGGGATGTCCGTTGCTTTTTCATCTTGGTCAACTGATCGAcgaccatcttcttctggtttTTTGTTTCGGCGTAGCTGTTGTATAGAGGGAATTGGGATCGGTTGAAAAATCCCTTGTCTGCAAATGCAGAAGTGTCGACTGGGACTTTGGTGTTATACCCTTCAGACCCCGCGGAGAATTTTTTATAGACTATGTCGTCTATAACAATAATAACAGCTGCACGGCCTGCGATGAATTCAGAGACCCGGAGATTCGTAATGTCATCTTCTTTGCCCCGGTTCTCGACGCGGTAGTTGATTCtctccagcttcatcatcacctctTCCCATTCTTTCTGGGTCATCTTTGCGTTTTTCTTGCCTTTAAAGGTGTCCGAGTTTAAACCGTGGTCAACATTTACAATGATGAGCTCCTTGTTACGCTTGGTAAAATCGTTCAAGCTGTTGATAATGTCATCGAGGTACTCGCCATTGCCGCCGTGCCAGTTGCCAAGATCAAACCCAAAGTGGCCAGTTGCCCACTTGCCACCAGTCTTGGACGGACGAATGTCCAACCAGCGAGCACCGTATTTCAGCTGCATTGATATGTTGAGCTCCTGGTTTTTAGTGTTCCAGGCTGAGCCTAAATATGATCCTCGATGGAAACGGGACATGCCTGAATTGTGTGTTCCAGGTATAGCTAGCATCCGGAGTGTGAGACATGCGATCCTGGGGTAGATGGAGTGCATCCAGTCCTCAGGGGGGTTGGTTGAAACAAGCCATGGCCATACTGAAGGATTGCGAGGATCCTCCTCAGAGCTGGCGATGATAAAGGGAAAGTTATTGTCCCAATGCCATTCCAACTTGTGAAACGAGCCGCgcttgttgttgagagtCTTAAGTTTTGTAAACCGGATGCCAGCACCGGGGTACCCATTTTTTCCAAACTTGCCCGAGTATTTGAGTTCGAAATCGGGACGGCCGGGCAGGTCTTTGAACTTGTAGCTTGCTTCACCAGCATCGTCTCTGTGGCCTTTGCCCTGGATGTAGATTCTGTTAGACGTGCCTAGCGCCTAATCAGTTCTAACCAAACTAACGATAAAAAGAGGGTTTCTCACCTGGTCTAATGGTTTTAGGAAAATTGAATTGCCTCATCTGATAGCTCTTCTTTTTAGTCAAAGTCATGTTCCAAGGTGTTGCGTTGACAAGAAGGAAATAAGATCCAACCTTGAAACAACGACGCTTAAGTTGTTCCAACACATGATCCCCCAGAGGTCCAACATTTGAGCTCTGACTGTCGGAGCGAACCTCGACGGTATGGGTAACTAGCTCAGTAGGTGGTGCAGCAATGGTGAAGCTAATTAGAGCAGAGACAcacaagaagaagcgacacAGCATTCTGAAGTAAACGGAACGCTGGAAcgcaaagacaaagaaggTCTTGTTGGTAAATCAGAGTGAAAGCAAGGACGGTATATTTTTGAAATTAAAAAATGTAACTGGGAGAGAGGGGTATGACCCTCTTTGAAGGAACTCAATGTCATTTTAATAGTGTTTTCTCGTGCCCTGATTAGCTTCATCAGCACCCACATTTGGGGGATTAAGCTTCTTATACCGCAGGCTACAAGGTTAAACCTTACGCTGCCAGTATAGTGATGAGCACATGATATACTTTTCCGCAATATAAGCTTCTACCCAAAAAGCTTACACAATGCACCCGGCGTCAATTTACCGCGCGGGTACAAAACGAGACTGCCGCACGATGTGGGGCTTGGACCATATTGGCGAATCGAAAATCGGGACGGTTCAAGCCACAAACGATATAAATGCCAATTAATGCCGCGAGAATCTGGAGTAAACGTATGAGGCCAGACCTACTGATTGGGCTCGTGGACTGCAATGTGGCGGAGGCGGACTCAACGCGAACATGCAGGTCATAGTTTGGTGGGACTGTAATAAGGTTGAGGGGTTGAAAGAAGCCTCAGCGCTTGCACAAAGGCAAGGAACTCAAATTGACATGTATGAGTAATACACTCGGTGCCCTCATGGACATGTAAGATGCGGAAAAGTCAATCTCATAGACCTCGGTGGCAATCCGAGATTATGTTTCCAGTCAAACAAAGCTTCTTTGAATGACCTCAGGGGAAAAGTATACAACCCTTGACGAGTTTGGCTTGCACCAAAATTCACTGGTAATCTACCAACTTGGAGgttgtttgttgttgtcCTCTCCAGAATGAATCACAAATGGCTTGAATATAATGATTTAATCTGGACCCTGTATGCTCCTTATCGTCGCAAAATGTTGAGTGGTATCCGTGGCTATGGACGCCACGTGTGGCCTTTTGGTTTTGGTTCCTGACTCTGATTAAGAATCAAATTATGTGGCGAGCTTCGATGATGGTTGGTCATTTTGATTAGGAACTCTCTCCGATCTCGTTTATCTTATTTACTCTCCTTTGCATATGCTGTTGAACCTACGCAGCAATATTAGCTTTTCGCAACTCCTGATCCTTAAGCTCCTTGCCAAAGTCAGCCTGTCTCCTTTTCACCCAGACAAAGGGCAACGATTACACTGCATCAGTATAGAATGTGGAATAACTTTCATTCTTAAGCATCCTTGCGTGCCAATCCTAGCCATAAATCTCCTATACGCATCATCCTTTGGTTCCAAATGACCGCTTTAGCGCTCTTCAAAAAGTCGCAAATAGCTTAACTGCTATATTTTATTGGCATAAGgtatttagtatattatCTATATCTCTGCTATCTTATCTGCGGTTAGTAATAACATTTCTCCAGATTTCTTCGCGGCAAGTACCAGCCTTGTGATTACAATAAGTAAGTTAAGGTTACTCTGGTAGAATATCACCATTTTGGGATAAGAATTCGAGCTGTAATACTTGATTCAGCATAAATCCCTGCAGAAATATTCAATTAATGGAGATCCTGTGTTTCAAGAGGCCGCTGTTGTTAGGCAGACCCATTACTCTCGATGCAATGTAGATAGAGGCATCTACATCTCCTATGAGAGGGTTGGGGTTTCTTCAAAATCACTGCGGCCTCGTGTACTGTGATCTTGAAATATAAATAACCTTAGTTAATAaaattttaaaaatatatatagcttaaaAATGGTTTctaaatatttattatatataataagcttaatatatataaaatcaataaaatatttaatagcttattagTTTACTTTTGTCCTTTCTTAAGTTAACAGCTTTGACTGGCCATGCTATCCAACTTTCCCAATAAGAACCTAGcaaattattaactacttcTACAATATCATAGCCCCATCCTTCCATAAACCAACAATCATCAAGTGAGTACAGTAACCCTCCATAAAACGCATATAAGATCAAGGCTGGGGGCTGTCTCTGATGTAGCAGAGGAAAGTATTCCTTAGGGGCTAAACCAACAAACGCAAATGCTCCTTGCCAAGTTCTATCAAAATCCCCAGCATCTTTAGTAGCTTTATCAGAAAATTGTTCCATAAAGAACCGACATTGCCTGAGAGCCTGCAGAGTGTTTTCATAAATCGACGcattattattattttccCAGATACTCCTCAACTGACAGAACtgctcatcttcagcatcagtGGCTTCATCAGGGGGTTGTATTTCTTCAAGATTCCCAACCGACAGGATGTTTTGTAAAGGCGTGGAGCTTGGGGTATGGAAAGACTCATATGATTCCAAGACCGTGACAATGCCTAAAATCATTGGTATAAATCCTACGCCAAGTATGCGGTCCCCTCGGGTACCCCAGTCCAAGTCGTCACATAGGCTTTCACCCAGTCTGCCAGAGACACCAAAGACGTATAATAGATTCAGGGCCGACCAAACGAACAGGGCTTCAGCTATTCTATCGTCGTTCTGGGCTATAGCTTCCCTAAACCCTTTTAGACCTTCGTTATGGTAATGAGCAGCGTTAGCTATATACCGAAGCCTCTTTTCAGGGTTCAGATACGCGATATGAGCGGCAGTTAGACTGAGGACAGCGTGCATGACAAATGGGTGTTGTAATGCTGATTGAGAAAATTCGACTTGGCAGATAGAGGATAAGCTCGAATTCTTATAGATGTCGAGACTAGTGTGAAGAGTCCAATGTTGGAAAAGGGCCATCTCTTCGATGCTAAAGATGACAGGAGATTGTTCGTATAATGGCGTCGCGGTTATAGCAGGACGCGAAAGTAGAGAGAGATTAGGGATTGGTGAGAAATGATGACATgggcactggcactggcactggaTCAATGGCTGTCCGggcgttgaagttgaagttgaagctgaagcagGCGAGGCTTCATCAGCGTGTTGGCTAACTGGTGAACGGCGATATGTAGATGGCGGATATTGGCATTCGACTCCCCGCCGACGACAGGCACGGCACTCAGGTTTCTCTTCGCTGCACTGTTGTATCAACAAGAGTTAGCAAGACTTTCCGGAGCGACATCGCAACATGTCCACCATAAAAGCCACATGCAACGATGCACTTACCTTAACCCGGCGTCTTCTGCAATCAAGACACCCAGACCTTGATTTCGTGTGTGGCCGTCGCGGTATCGAGACGACGACCGTGGATTCGACATCACTAGTCTGCGTACTCATGGCGACGAAAGCATAATCAACGAACCAGCTGATACAACCTCAGGGGGCGTAAATAAAAGCGATGCAATCCGCGTAGTGAGAGGTTGGTACGGGGGTCAGATCAGCCAGCAGGGCTAGGCtaaagatgagatgagatagtTCCGTGTGTGTGCGTGGTGAAAAGCGAAGAAAGAAGATCAGGAGCGAGGCGTTGTTGAAGTGGGTGACGAAGACATTAGATAGAAGATTAGCCTAAGGCGCACTGAGAACGAGGCTGAGCGAGGTTGAGCGAGGTTGAGCGAGGTTAAGCGAGGTGGAGCGAGGTGGAGCGAGGTGGAGTGAGGTTATGACTTATGCGGGATAAACGATGTACCGTGGTAAAGCTCCATAAAAAGTCTTTTATCTTATTGTACTAAAGTAGATTACCATAGCGTAAACGTGTGGTGGCTTTTTTTATGCCGCTATATAGTGATTTGATTTGAATAAGAGAGAAGAAATTCTAATTTATCTGATGGCTCTTGGCATGATGTCTTATTGTATGTTGAAGAATTAGGATCTATTTTATTGGTGTCGTCTTAATCTTTTCCCATGAGGTATTGACAGGCGATGGAAGTACGTAGATGGGGACGCTAGCGTACACAGTGTGACGCAGGAGCTAGAGCGATTGTCGgaagaaaaagcaaggaagaagagtgGGAACAagaaagagggagaggaacAGGTCCTTCCCATAATGTCGGGATTCGTCCTTTTTATGCCATACCCATCCAAGCATGCGTCCTTCACCGCGGTTCAAGTTCCACGGTGTTAAGAGATGAGAAAACACCTCCCTCAGAGTCTGGCTTCAGTAATTCTGGTTGCAGGCTTTCGACATACCACACAACCAGAATAAGCATGACAATCGCCATAAGAACTGCATcgaaaatatataagaatatctCGTGCGAGATCAGATATCCAGCATTGCCCTGGAGATATTCAACAACCCTAAAGATGCTACGGACAAGAATAAGAAAACTTGAACCGTAAAGAACGTATAAGTATCGCCTCCAGGGTGTAGTACCTTGCAATGATTCGGCAGTAGGGGATTGGTAAAGTCGATAATGGAATAGGATAGATGTGCAGacaaagaagccaaagatggCTATCTGCACAAATaaaccaacaacaatcatCTTCTCGCCTATTCTAGACATGTCTAGAGTCCCCCCAGATTGAACGCCTCCGCCACCTGCTTGGAGAGTAAAGGCAATAACATCGCCGGTAACAAAAATGCGTGTAACCCATTGAACAGGCACTAATGACAGATGCACTGCATCAACGGCTCGAATTAATCGTCCAAGAATCATATAAATTGAGGCAGCAAAGAGGGCAGGAGCAACAAGAATTGGGATAGCTTGGATAACAAAACCAGCGATTGACTCCTTATCGTAGTGTCCCCATATTCTGCCGGCATACCCAACGACTTCGACTGTGATGGGTTAGCTCGGTCATGGCACACGGATGACTCCAAGAGCAATCATGACCTACAGATGCCTCCAATGGTGAACGCAGTAAAGTAATATGCGCGTGCTCGAAACAGTCGCCAAATATGAAGACCAGTAAGAATTGCAAAAACCGCCACGCTGATAACCGCGGCCGCAAGGGAAGGAGTGTAGCGGTAAAGCTTAAAGTCATACTCGTCGGCCATTTTCGGTAGCTTGTATTGTCTGGTCAAAGGTGGATGATCTGTGAGGTGCAACAGGGCGCGAACtgcttaaataataagactcTTGCAAATCTGATAATGTTATACACTGTATTGTTCATTGAATTTCCTTCCGAGCCATGCTGACGTAGGTCCAAGCCTCCTCCTGGCTCCTCAGCAACATACGTGAGCGAGGCTAAACGAGGTGCACGTTAACGCAAACGTGGCAAAGGTTGAAATTTCAACCTCCGGCCACTTTGACCCACAACGGAACTTCGACGGACAGGCTTTGCCCTCCGGTTCATCCGGCGCTAAACTAGGCCATAGGCCCGGCCAACCAATGTCCCCATTTCATGCATTCTGTGTTAGATACCAGGCTTGGATCTACCCCTGAGGTCAACGCGGAAAGGAGTGCTGAATTTTAGCCCCAGTGGAATGATTCTATCCTATCTCATCCTCTGATACTTGCCTATTCCTGGACGAGTCGATTCTTCAAAGTATATTCTTTTGTCGCTGTTTGTTGCATTTCTCTCATTATTCCATGCAGGTGACGTGCCACGCTCTCAGAGTGGGCACGCAATAAACGTGCCCGCTTCAATGCAGATAACAAGAGAATGATCATTGACTCTTTGCATTACGGAAATCTGCACCCCATTTCTACGATCCTACGGATGTGATACATCATGAAGGCTCGTCGTTGACAGATAGAAATGAGCTGAACGGTGGTGAAGTGGGCCTTCGCGCAAAGCCCACCGTTTGAATAGACCAAAGTTGGAAGGCAACCGATTTACCCGTATCCTAGTTCTACTTGTCAAAGGGCCTATAGGCGTACTACCTACCCCTCATAACAAGCTCGGACCGCGTCTTTCTTGTCGGCCTCGAACCCAAGTTTTCGTACAGGAGGTGTTGCAGCGTCTCATCTCGCCAAAGGCAGCACGCTCTGGTACTTGTAATTGGTCAGAGCGTGTGTCCGCAGGTAGTGCATGCAGAGTCGTATCTAATGGATATAACATGTACGACGCGGCCAAGATTATTTGATCAATCGGCTAAAAGACAACATGAGTAgacaccatcaccaaggcAATCCACCAGACCCCCAGGCAGAAAGACCTGCGTACGTTCGGATCAGATCTCACGACTCGAGAAACCGCCATTTCAAAAACCTATTCCTAGCACAAGAATTGGTAGGCGGCACACAACCTAAACCGGGGTCCGCTGGATCAGCGCCCCAGACTGCGATTGGCAGCAAAATGTCAAGTGGTGGTACTGCTACCATCTGGACAGCCGATTTCAGCTTGGGAGGACGCTATCTAGCAGTTGCTGGCAAGGATCGATTCATCAGATTATTCAAGGTCCTCACTACGGACGACGAACGAATGGACCAGCAAATGCATGACAGCCAGCAAGTATCAGCGTCAAAAAGCTATCCAGCACCAGTATTTCTGTCAATTCCTATCAAAGAGTTTAAGGGCCATTCAGGGGAGATTTTAACCTTAAGTTGGAGCAAGAACGACTTTTTACTCTCCGGTTCAACAGACAAAACTGTTCGTCTATGGCATCCAAGCCAACTAAACTGTCTTCGAGTATTTCAGCATAACAAGACTGTAACCTCGGTTTCATTCCATCCCACCGATGACCGTTTCTTCCTTTCTGGATCTTTTGATGCTACGCTAAGACTTTGGGATATCCCAAGAACATCAATTATCTACTCGCTACCCGTGGCAGATATTATAACTGCTGTAGCTTTTGCACCGGACGGCAAAGTTGCGATATGCGGTACTTTCAACGGAACATGCGTGTTTCTCAACACTGAGGGCCTCACGGAACGAAATCGACTATCTATTAGGTTTTCAGAAACTAATAGTAGTGCATGCTTCAAAATTACAGGCCTACAAACGTCAAATCCTTCTGACAGTTTTGAAACACCTGGCCAAGCAAAATTGATGATTACAGCAAATGACTCACGGGTCCGCATCTATCGTCTTTCAGATTATGGTCTTGAAACCACACTCGAAGGAATCAAAAACCAATCGAGCCAAATACACGCTCGTTTCAACGATACTGGGGACTATGCAATATGTGGCAGCGAGGGCGATGAGGTTCACATCTGGCACCTGGGCTCTGGTGAGCGTAAAGTACCTTATGAGAGATTTCATACACACTCCGAGGTGGTCACAAACGCGATTATGGCTCCAATTGCTACTCGACAGCTTGTGGATCTCACAAAAGATCCCATCTATGAGCTTTGCGATTCTTGTGCCTCAGGATCTGATGATTTATGTAAATCTACAAATCATGCAACACGCCTCTCGCAAACATCTTTTGGATCTTCAACGAAAGGGACGAAATCTGCCACTGATAGACATCCTCATGGTCACATAATTGTCACGACAGATACCATGGGAAAAATAAAGGTGTATCGTCAAGACTGCGCTTTTGTTAAGCGGTCTCACACTCATCATATCTATCAAGTCCTTCAATAACCTGCATGCCGAACTTTATCAACTCTTCAAGCGAGGTCTAGATTCATACGCAATTGTAGTATTACTAATAGGGTAGTTGTAAATATCAATAGGCTGAGTCTATCAACAACTAGTACGTGAAATTTCTTGCCTGATTTGCATGATCTgaattataaagtatttgTGAACCTTACTGTAACGTTACTACTTGGAGCGGATGAGTCACGATTGTCAAATACAGACTACTCGAATTGAATAAAAGATAAATACGTCAGCATTAAACGAGATGCACACGAAGTTGACAGTTACACCAGAAGTGTAGTTTCAATATTGAGACCAAATACAATAGCCAAAGCCCATATTTAAACCAGACACAGTTCAGTCATTCGGTTCTGGTCAAGATATATGGGCTAATCTATGTCTCAAACCATGTCTGCTCCGTTACGTCTAGATAATCTTCTGGATGTGTCCTAGCTATTCAACTCTGGGTCAAGATTTCTCGCCCAGCGGAGTAGGGTAGGTCTCAATGGCGAACCCCTAAACACCGAGGGGCCTCGGCAAGATTCTGTGGATACCATCGTAGTCTAATTTAGATGCCAACATCATGTGCTTGATGATAAGTACGTGATACGTTGTCTCATATGAGCCTCAACGCAATCCGCGCACAAATGAGTTTATGTTTTGGCTCGTACTAAGAAAATGACGAGTCAATGTGGCCAGAAATAGAAACATATTAAGCCGCGCGCCTCAAGATCTAACAGCGGGTCTAAGTTTCAGGACTAAACCAACCGGCATTAGGTGCGCATAGAGTTTAACGTGACGGGAGAGCGAGCGAGTAAACGAGTTCTTTTAATCAGGCTCGTTTAACGAAGTTTGAGGCTGAGTAACGCACGGGATTTTGACAAGGCAAACTGAGACAATCGATAGGCACACTCAACTTTCCCCTGATCTTGTAGGAGAACTGCCTCTTCAAAACATGCTTTAACAAGTCTTCAATTCCCTTCAATCATTCTCAGCCATTCTCGATtacttttctttctttattacGCTTACGTTCATTTCAGGCTCAACGATCTCTTGGACACATTACATTATCTTTACCTTTGGATCCTTACATTTTTCTTCCCTAGCCTTCCTTCAGCGGTTTTTTCTTATCAGAGATCTCATTCTCTTTATTTCGGTATTCGACCCTGCGCCGTTGCCTGATTCGTTGCCCATGATGTTTCTTGTTCATCGAGATGACGCGGGTGCTGATGATGGTTTCAGCCTTTACCATTACCACCCTTCGATAGCAGCCGCTGTAATCGTGGCCTTGGTTTTTATCGGCATTACCATACTGCACTTCTGGCAGCTTATTCAGAAAAGATGCTGGTTTATGATTCCTCTAGCGACTGGTGGTATCCGTAAGTCATGCTAAAGGTCCTGGGTTTAAGTTTCCATTAATTAATAGCGATGTTTCTATTGCAGTCGAAGTTATTGGGTATGCAGCCCGTGCCAAATCTGGCCAAGAAAGCCCTAACTGGACGCTTGGCCCGTATATCATTCAAGCTATCTTCCTACTAGTTGCTCCAGCCCTCTATGCCGCCTCCATTTACATGGAGCTTGGGCGGATCATTGTTATGGTGGAAGGTGAATCACGTAGTCTGATTCCGCTTAAGTGGCTTACAAAGATGTTTGTCATTGGAGATGTTGTCTCATTTTTCCTTCAAGCAGGAGGTAAGTCGAGTATTATCCATTAATAGCTTCGTATTACGCAAACGATCACTGTACTGATTGCGTCTTCACAACAGGTGGGGGCTATCAATCATCAGGCACCTTGGAAGCTTTAGACAACGGTGCCAAAGTCATTATTGGTGGTCTATTTGTCCAACTTGTCTTCTTTGGCCTATTCATCGTTGTTGCTGTCGCATTTAATTGGTCCGTTAACACATCTCCAACCGGACGCTCACATGTAGTTCCCTGGAAGAAGCATATGTATGTGCTCTATGCTGGGAGCGTGCTGATTATGGTTCGATCTATATTCAGAGCTGTTGAGTACCTACAAGGTTCTGATGGGTATATACTTAAGCATGAAGCATACCTCTATGTTTTTGACGCTATTCTCATGGTTCTTGTCATggttctcttcagctggtACCATCCTGCTGAGATCTTGATAATAATTCTACAGAGGGGCAACGATAACGGGATGAAGTTGGGTTTTGTTCCTGCTATGCATCACCGCTTGACTTCAGATGTGTAGTGTCAAGACAACATTGACTTACGAGTTATTCCTCGCTAGCTCTGACGAGGCATAAATTGGGACTGTGTTGGTTAAGAGGGTGGTATAAGCCTGAGCTATTACCTAGTTATTTAAAAATGTTTATATCTgcttaataaaatattaaatgccttaatatatatatatatagtattatagtcTTAAGTATAAGAAGCGAATTAATAGA
It encodes:
- a CDS encoding PLC-like phosphodiesterase: MLCRFFLCVSALISFTIAAPPTELVTHTVEVRSDSQSSNVGPLGDHVLEQLKRRCFKVGSYFLLVNATPWNMTLTKKKSYQMRQFNFPKTIRPGTSNRIYIQGKGHRDDAGEASYKFKDLPGRPDFELKYSGKFGKNGYPGAGIRFTKLKTLNNKRGSFHKLEWHWDNNFPFIIASSEEDPRNPSVWPWLVSTNPPEDWMHSIYPRIACLTLRMLAIPGTHNSGMSRFHRGSYLGSAWNTKNQELNISMQLKYGARWLDIRPSKTGGKWATGHFGFDLGNWHGGNGEYLDDIINSLNDFTKRNKELIIVNVDHGLNSDTFKGKKNAKMTQKEWEEVMMKLERINYRVENRGKEDDITNLRVSEFIAGRAAVIIVIDDIVYKKFSAGSEGYNTKVPVDTSAFADKGFFNRSQFPLYNSYAETKNQKKMVVDQLTKMKKQRTSPESRMFLLSWFLTQRLNPVILNAKQANRALIELLWPRMSPSAYPNIISVDAYPENRDLAALAMAINYHFAPLC
- a CDS encoding RTA1 like protein-domain-containing protein; translation: MFLVHRDDAGADDGFSLYHYHPSIAAAVIVALVFIGITILHFWQLIQKRCWFMIPLATGGILEVIGYAARAKSGQESPNWTLGPYIIQAIFLLVAPALYAASIYMELGRIIVMVEGESRSLIPLKWLTKMFVIGDVVSFFLQAGGGGYQSSGTLEALDNGAKVIIGGLFVQLVFFGLFIVVAVAFNWSVNTSPTGRSHVVPWKKHMYVLYAGSVLIMVRSIFRAVEYLQGSDGYILKHEAYLYVFDAILMVLVMVLFSWYHPAEILIIILQRGNDNGMKLGFVPAMHHRLTSDV
- a CDS encoding WD40-repeat-containing domain protein, translating into ERPAYVRIRSHDSRNRHFKNLFLAQELVGGTQPKPGSAGSAPQTAIGSKMSSGGTATIWTADFSLGGRYLAVAGKDRFIRLFKVLTTDDERMDQQMHDSQQVSASKSYPAPVFLSIPIKEFKGHSGEILTLSWSKNDFLLSGSTDKTVRLWHPSQLNCLRVFQHNKTVTSVSFHPTDDRFFLSGSFDATLRLWDIPRTSIIYSLPVADIITAVAFAPDGKVAICGTFNGTCVFLNTEGLTERNRLSIRFSETNSSACFKITGLQTSNPSDSFETPGQAKLMITANDSRVRIYRLSDYGLETTLEGIKNQSSQIHARFNDTGDYAICGSEGDEVHIWHLGSGERKVPYERFHTHSEVVTNAIMAPIATRQLVDLTKDPIYELCDSCASGSDDLCKSTNHATRLSQTSFGSSTKGTKSATDRHPHGHIIVTTDTMGKIKVYRQDCAFVKR
- a CDS encoding RTA1 like protein-domain-containing protein, encoding MADEYDFKLYRYTPSLAAAVISVAVFAILTGLHIWRLFRARAYYFTAFTIGGIFEVVGYAGRIWGHYDKESIAGFVIQAIPILVAPALFAASIYMILGRLIRAVDAVHLSLVPVQWVTRIFVTGDVIAFTLQAGGGGVQSGGTLDMSRIGEKMIVVGLFVQIAIFGFFVCTSILFHYRLYQSPTAESLQGTTPWRRYLYVLYGSSFLILVRSIFRVVEYLQGNAGYLISHEIFLYIFDAVLMAIVMLILVVWYVESLQPELLKPDSEGGVFSSLNTVELEPR